The following coding sequences lie in one Poecilia reticulata strain Guanapo unplaced genomic scaffold, Guppy_female_1.0+MT scaffold_196, whole genome shotgun sequence genomic window:
- the ube2l3b gene encoding ubiquitin-conjugating enzyme E2 L3b isoform X2: MQELEEIRRSGMKNFRNIQVEESNLLSWQGLIVPDNPPYDKGAFRIEIIFPTEYPFKPPKITFKTKIYHPNIDEKGQVCLPVISAENWKPATKTDQVIQSLIALVNDPQPEHPLRADLAEEYSKDRKKFLKNAEEFTKKHGEKRPLD, from the exons ATGCAG GAACTTGAAGAGATTCGGAGATCTGGGATGAAGAACTTCAGAAACATTCAAGTTGAGGAATCAAACCTATTGTCATGGCAAGGGCTTATTGTTCCT GACAATCCACCGTATGACAAAGGTGCATTCAggattgaaataatttttccaacCGAGTACCCATTCAAGCCTCCCAAAATCACATTCAAGACAAAGATCTATCACCCCAACATCGATGAGAAAGGTCAGGTGTGCTTGCCTGTGATTAGTGCTGAGAACTGGAAACCCGCTACCAAAACTGACCAAG taATTCAGTCCCTCATTGCACTGGTGAATGATCCTCAGCCAGAACATCCTCTGAGGGCAGACTTAGCAGAAGAGTACTCAAAGGACCGTAAAAAATTCTTGAAGAATGCTGAAGAATTTACAAAGAAACACGGAGAAAAAAGGCCCCTGGACTAA
- the ube2l3b gene encoding ubiquitin-conjugating enzyme E2 L3b isoform X1 produces MAASRRLAKELEEIRRSGMKNFRNIQVEESNLLSWQGLIVPDNPPYDKGAFRIEIIFPTEYPFKPPKITFKTKIYHPNIDEKGQVCLPVISAENWKPATKTDQVIQSLIALVNDPQPEHPLRADLAEEYSKDRKKFLKNAEEFTKKHGEKRPLD; encoded by the exons GAACTTGAAGAGATTCGGAGATCTGGGATGAAGAACTTCAGAAACATTCAAGTTGAGGAATCAAACCTATTGTCATGGCAAGGGCTTATTGTTCCT GACAATCCACCGTATGACAAAGGTGCATTCAggattgaaataatttttccaacCGAGTACCCATTCAAGCCTCCCAAAATCACATTCAAGACAAAGATCTATCACCCCAACATCGATGAGAAAGGTCAGGTGTGCTTGCCTGTGATTAGTGCTGAGAACTGGAAACCCGCTACCAAAACTGACCAAG taATTCAGTCCCTCATTGCACTGGTGAATGATCCTCAGCCAGAACATCCTCTGAGGGCAGACTTAGCAGAAGAGTACTCAAAGGACCGTAAAAAATTCTTGAAGAATGCTGAAGAATTTACAAAGAAACACGGAGAAAAAAGGCCCCTGGACTAA